One window of Mesorhizobium sp. PAMC28654 genomic DNA carries:
- a CDS encoding CoA-binding protein — MNHDAYDNAYIGGILNSVKTVAMVGASANDVRPSYFVLKYLLAKGFSVFPINPGHAGKEILGRMTYASLADVPEPIDMVDIFRNAAAVPGIVDEVMKLDPLPKVIWMQLGVRHDEAAARAEAAGIKVVMNRCPKIEYGKLSGEIGWTGVNSGVLSSKKPLIRSGFQSFGVRQK, encoded by the coding sequence ATGAACCACGACGCCTACGACAACGCCTATATCGGCGGTATCCTGAATTCGGTGAAGACCGTCGCCATGGTTGGCGCGTCCGCCAACGACGTTCGGCCCAGCTATTTCGTGCTGAAATATCTGCTGGCCAAGGGATTTTCCGTGTTCCCGATCAATCCTGGTCACGCTGGCAAGGAAATCCTCGGCCGCATGACCTATGCGAGTCTGGCTGATGTTCCCGAGCCGATCGACATGGTCGACATTTTTCGAAATGCCGCGGCCGTGCCGGGCATCGTCGACGAGGTCATGAAACTCGATCCGCTGCCCAAGGTGATCTGGATGCAGCTTGGCGTTCGCCACGACGAAGCAGCGGCACGTGCCGAAGCCGCTGGCATCAAGGTGGTGATGAACCGCTGCCCCAAGATTGAATATGGCAAGCTGTCGGGCGAGATCGGCTGGACAGGCGTCAATTCCGGAGTGCTGTCATCGAAGAAGCCGTTGATACGGTCTGGTTTTCAGAGTTTTGGTGTGCGACAGAAATGA
- a CDS encoding GNAT family N-acetyltransferase: protein MTAGADDLDWQVEQTCLEGCPAAKEVAVDGWLLRQSGGKTRRTNSANPLRGRTAAPETVLAMAEAFYGDHKQTTLFRIPDIAAEMDAILDSRGYSLEGGTIHLYAGMDELKDAPDHEVVVSPTPGEDWFEARFRMGSYDAADGRIFRDMTGRIVGDKAFVSTENDGEVVAVAYGVIRDGLLVVESVETDGRFRQQGLGRRTVGGLIGWARRKGAEAACLQVVADNAAGRALYASLGFNRELYRYHYRRKAISA, encoded by the coding sequence ATGACGGCGGGCGCGGATGATCTCGATTGGCAGGTTGAACAGACGTGCCTGGAAGGATGCCCGGCGGCCAAGGAGGTCGCGGTTGACGGCTGGCTTCTGCGCCAGTCTGGCGGAAAGACGCGCCGCACCAACTCGGCCAATCCTTTGCGGGGCCGGACGGCAGCGCCTGAAACCGTGCTTGCCATGGCCGAGGCATTCTATGGCGACCACAAGCAGACGACCTTGTTTCGGATCCCCGACATCGCCGCCGAAATGGACGCCATACTCGACAGCCGTGGCTACAGCCTCGAAGGCGGGACCATCCATCTCTATGCTGGCATGGACGAATTGAAGGATGCGCCAGACCATGAGGTCGTGGTGTCGCCGACGCCGGGCGAGGATTGGTTCGAAGCGCGGTTTCGCATGGGATCGTATGATGCCGCTGATGGCCGCATCTTTCGCGACATGACGGGGCGGATCGTCGGCGACAAGGCGTTTGTGTCGACCGAAAACGACGGTGAAGTCGTCGCCGTGGCCTATGGCGTGATCCGGGATGGGCTGCTTGTCGTGGAATCCGTTGAAACCGACGGCCGCTTCAGGCAGCAAGGACTGGGCCGCAGGACCGTCGGCGGCCTGATCGGCTGGGCTCGGCGCAAGGGCGCGGAGGCGGCATGCCTGCAGGTGGTCGCGGACAACGCGGCGGGCAGGGCGCTCTATGCCTCGCTCGGGTTCAACCGGGAACTTTACCGATACCACTACCGCAGGAAGGCCATTTCGGCATGA
- a CDS encoding AAA family ATPase, which produces MAYRKQLTRLQAPYLKRILLEPARVADWEKYPWNLPLFRGQAFELEFTTPITIIVGENGTGKSTLLEAIGALAGYDEAGGGKGYRPVDHSSAIDKSGAALADTLRAHWLPKVTAGWFFRAESFYSVARYLDQAALDSGGAPPDFLSWSHGEGFIRFFEERCSRQGIYILDEPESALSPSRQIELLKMLGRMDRSGTAQVIMATHSPLLMACPGARLFRISRFGLDLTDFQDTDHFRMFRDFCIDPLSFMAEALQEDGE; this is translated from the coding sequence ATGGCCTATCGCAAGCAACTGACGCGGCTCCAGGCGCCTTATCTCAAGCGAATCCTTTTGGAGCCGGCGCGCGTTGCGGATTGGGAGAAATACCCCTGGAACCTGCCACTGTTTCGCGGCCAGGCGTTCGAACTCGAATTCACGACGCCGATCACCATCATCGTCGGTGAGAATGGCACCGGCAAATCCACCTTGCTTGAGGCGATCGGCGCGCTGGCTGGCTATGACGAGGCCGGCGGCGGCAAGGGCTACCGGCCGGTCGACCACTCCAGCGCTATCGACAAGAGCGGCGCGGCGCTGGCCGATACGCTTCGTGCGCACTGGCTGCCGAAGGTCACCGCCGGCTGGTTCTTCCGCGCCGAATCTTTTTACTCGGTCGCCCGCTATCTCGATCAGGCCGCCCTGGATTCTGGTGGGGCGCCACCGGATTTCCTGTCCTGGTCGCATGGCGAGGGCTTCATCCGCTTCTTCGAGGAACGCTGCAGCAGGCAAGGCATCTACATCCTCGACGAACCCGAGAGCGCACTGTCACCGTCACGCCAGATCGAATTGCTGAAGATGCTGGGGCGCATGGACCGGTCGGGTACCGCGCAGGTGATCATGGCCACGCACTCGCCGCTGCTGATGGCTTGTCCTGGCGCGCGGCTGTTCCGCATCAGCCGGTTCGGGCTCGATCTCACGGATTTTCAGGATACGGACCATTTTCGCATGTTCAGAGACTTCTGCATCGACCCGCTGTCCTTTATGGCGGAAGCGCTCCAGGAGGACGGCGAATGA
- a CDS encoding VOC family protein — protein sequence MEPRVSIITIATDDLDRAVCFYKAMGLKRHAGITDGVAFFQMGGAILGLFPRESAEEDSGISFAKAPSAVYLAYNTRSDAEVDEVLAQAEKAGGRIVRPAGRAFWGGWYGYFADADGHVWEVAHNPAFPIAEDGTISLPD from the coding sequence ATGGAGCCTCGCGTCTCCATCATTACGATCGCTACGGACGATCTCGACCGCGCCGTGTGCTTCTATAAAGCCATGGGCCTGAAGCGGCATGCCGGGATCACCGACGGTGTCGCCTTCTTCCAGATGGGCGGCGCCATTCTCGGCCTCTTCCCCCGCGAAAGCGCCGAAGAAGATTCCGGCATCAGCTTCGCCAAGGCTCCGTCCGCTGTCTATCTCGCCTACAACACACGCTCGGACGCTGAAGTCGATGAGGTTCTGGCGCAGGCCGAGAAAGCCGGTGGTCGTATCGTCAGGCCGGCGGGGCGCGCCTTCTGGGGTGGCTGGTACGGTTATTTTGCCGATGCGGACGGGCATGTCTGGGAAGTGGCGCACAATCCTGCCTTTCCGATCGCGGAAGACGGCACGATTTCGCTGCCGGATTGA
- a CDS encoding enoyl-CoA hydratase, giving the protein MAEIVAIKPVVAEGPIVARLDKGVLRLTLANPPANALSLAMMEALTAELDRARDDKSIRVVILASSEKVFCAGHDLKEMTAHRADADRGRAFFERTFAACAVLMQAIVRLPKPVIAEVDGLATAAGLQLVASCDLAIASHEATFCTPGVNIGLFCSTPMVALSRNVSRKHAMEMLLTGETIDAATAKEFGLVNRVVPREYLNQIVTKYAQTIASKSSLVVKTGKEAFYQQAEMGLADAYAHTGRVMVENMLARDAQEGIGAFISKRKPEWPEE; this is encoded by the coding sequence GTGGCGGAAATCGTTGCCATCAAGCCTGTTGTTGCCGAAGGTCCAATCGTTGCTCGTCTGGACAAGGGCGTGTTGCGGCTGACGCTGGCCAATCCGCCCGCCAACGCCTTGTCATTGGCGATGATGGAGGCGCTGACAGCGGAACTTGACCGGGCACGCGACGACAAATCCATCCGCGTCGTCATCTTGGCGTCGTCCGAAAAGGTATTCTGCGCCGGGCATGACCTCAAGGAAATGACTGCGCATCGCGCCGATGCCGACCGAGGCAGGGCGTTCTTCGAAAGGACATTCGCCGCGTGTGCTGTGCTGATGCAGGCGATCGTGCGTCTGCCGAAACCGGTGATCGCAGAAGTCGACGGGTTGGCGACCGCGGCTGGCCTGCAGCTGGTGGCCAGTTGCGATCTCGCGATCGCTTCGCATGAGGCGACGTTCTGCACGCCAGGCGTCAATATCGGCCTTTTCTGTTCGACGCCGATGGTGGCGCTGTCGCGCAACGTGTCGCGCAAGCATGCGATGGAGATGCTTTTGACCGGCGAGACCATCGATGCGGCAACGGCCAAGGAGTTCGGCCTGGTCAACCGCGTCGTGCCTCGCGAATATCTGAATCAGATTGTCACCAAATACGCGCAAACCATTGCGTCCAAGTCATCTTTGGTGGTGAAGACCGGCAAGGAGGCGTTTTACCAGCAGGCCGAAATGGGGCTGGCGGACGCCTATGCCCATACCGGCCGCGTCATGGTCGAAAACATGCTGGCGCGTGATGCGCAAGAGGGCATCGGCGCCTTCATCAGCAAGCGCAAGCCGGAATGGCCCGAGGAATAG
- a CDS encoding PaaI family thioesterase has product MPAQSNLKPVLTAAEINVLMDTVYPQLNEQFKYYQAIDVFPGGCIVRLNAGARHLRPGGTVSGPSLFTLADIGGYVCVLSHAGPDALSVTVNLDINFVRKAEAGPIDGHCRILKLGKSLMVFDIDIVGPDQQTIAHATGTYSVPPKRNGDAVK; this is encoded by the coding sequence ATGCCTGCCCAGAGCAACCTCAAGCCCGTACTGACCGCCGCCGAGATCAACGTGCTGATGGACACCGTCTATCCACAGCTCAACGAGCAGTTCAAATATTACCAGGCGATCGATGTGTTTCCGGGCGGCTGCATTGTACGGCTCAATGCCGGCGCGCGGCACCTGCGTCCGGGCGGAACAGTGTCCGGCCCATCGCTGTTCACGCTTGCCGACATTGGCGGTTACGTCTGCGTGCTCAGTCATGCCGGACCGGACGCGCTTTCGGTCACCGTCAACCTTGACATCAATTTCGTGCGCAAGGCCGAAGCCGGCCCTATCGATGGCCATTGCCGCATCCTGAAGCTAGGCAAGAGCCTGATGGTGTTCGATATCGACATCGTCGGACCGGATCAACAGACAATAGCCCACGCCACCGGCACCTATTCGGTCCCGCCGAAGCGCAATGGCGATGCGGTAAAATAA
- the rplM gene encoding 50S ribosomal protein L13: MTTFSQKPADVVKKWILIDAEGLVVGRLATVIANHLRGKHKPTFTPHVDDGDNVIVINADKVVFTGKKFTDKVYYWHTGHPGGIKERTARQLLEGRFPERVVEKAVERMVPRGPLGRRQMKNLRVYASAEHPHVAQQPEVLDVAALNSKNKKVA; encoded by the coding sequence ATGACAACCTTTTCGCAGAAGCCTGCGGATGTGGTGAAGAAGTGGATCCTGATTGACGCCGAGGGTCTCGTCGTCGGTCGTCTCGCCACTGTCATCGCCAATCATCTTCGCGGCAAGCACAAGCCAACTTTCACCCCTCACGTCGACGACGGCGACAATGTCATCGTCATCAATGCCGACAAGGTGGTGTTCACCGGCAAGAAGTTCACCGACAAGGTCTATTACTGGCACACCGGTCACCCCGGCGGCATCAAGGAGCGCACCGCGCGCCAGTTGCTTGAGGGACGTTTCCCGGAGCGCGTCGTCGAAAAGGCCGTGGAACGCATGGTTCCGCGTGGTCCGCTTGGCCGTCGCCAGATGAAGAACCTGCGCGTCTATGCAAGTGCCGAGCATCCGCATGTCGCCCAGCAGCCCGAAGTTCTCGACGTGGCCGCGCTGAATTCCAAGAACAAGAAGGTCGCATAA
- the rpsI gene encoding 30S ribosomal protein S9, which translates to MAELSSLAELGAATGNTNTQPAAPVHVQKLDKSGRAYATGKRKNAIARVWVKPGSGKIVVNDKVFAEYFARPVLQMILNQPIIASNRAGQYDIVATVVGGGLSGQAGAVRHGISKALTYYEPALRAVLKKGGFLTRDSRVVERKKYGKAKARRSFQFSKR; encoded by the coding sequence ATGGCTGAGCTTTCCTCGCTCGCAGAACTGGGCGCCGCCACCGGCAACACCAACACCCAGCCGGCGGCACCCGTCCACGTCCAGAAGCTCGACAAGTCGGGCCGCGCCTATGCCACCGGCAAGCGCAAGAACGCCATTGCCCGCGTCTGGGTGAAGCCGGGTTCCGGCAAGATCGTCGTCAACGACAAGGTTTTCGCGGAATATTTCGCGCGCCCGGTCCTGCAGATGATCCTCAACCAGCCGATCATCGCCTCCAACCGCGCCGGCCAGTACGACATCGTCGCGACCGTTGTAGGCGGCGGCCTCTCCGGCCAGGCCGGCGCTGTCCGTCACGGCATCTCCAAGGCGCTGACCTACTACGAGCCGGCACTGCGCGCCGTGCTCAAGAAGGGCGGCTTCCTGACCCGCGACAGTCGCGTCGTCGAGCGCAAGAAGTACGGCAAGGCCAAGGCCCGTCGTTCGTTCCAGTTCTCGAAGCGCTAA
- a CDS encoding MFS transporter, with protein MGMSNTMVFNRPANLAYAATIAATSLGFVVVQLDVSIVNVALNRIGSALSMGIDGLQWVVDAYTLAFASLLLAGGTLGDRIGARRVFVAGMALFSIASLACGLAGSAWVLITARAVQGAGAAFLMPCSLALLNRAYASDKARRARAVGLWTAAGGIALSAGPVLGGFMVASLGWASIFLVNLPIGALAIWMAYRFLQETPLKAERTPVDWAGQGLVVLTLFSLTGAFIEAGSSGWSSLPVIGGLVLAVVAGGSFLLVESRTKAPMVPLGLFASRIPAVTSLVGLAVNLTLYGTIFMLSLYFQQERHFSPEMTGLAFLPFMAAITVSNIVAGRIAANYGSRLPMAIGLLIGAVGFGLMALIRADTSYLSLLWRMLFLPVGIGLAVPAMTTALLSAVPAEMSGTASGVLNTVRQSGGAIGVALFGSALAIGTITGMQLAFLASALAVAGSALCAFLFIRDADHSAG; from the coding sequence ATGGGCATGTCAAACACCATGGTTTTCAACCGCCCCGCGAATCTCGCCTACGCCGCCACCATTGCAGCCACCAGTCTCGGCTTCGTGGTGGTGCAACTCGACGTCTCGATCGTCAATGTCGCGCTCAACAGGATCGGCTCTGCGCTGTCGATGGGTATTGATGGTCTGCAATGGGTCGTCGACGCCTACACCCTGGCTTTCGCCTCACTTCTGCTGGCAGGCGGCACGCTTGGTGACAGGATTGGCGCCCGCCGCGTTTTCGTCGCCGGGATGGCGCTGTTCAGCATCGCTTCCTTGGCCTGCGGCCTGGCTGGTAGCGCGTGGGTACTGATCACGGCGCGCGCCGTGCAAGGCGCGGGTGCTGCCTTCTTGATGCCCTGTTCGCTGGCGCTTCTCAATCGTGCCTATGCTTCCGACAAGGCGCGCAGGGCGCGCGCGGTTGGCCTCTGGACCGCGGCGGGCGGCATCGCACTGTCGGCCGGGCCGGTGCTCGGCGGTTTCATGGTTGCATCGCTTGGCTGGGCCAGCATCTTTCTGGTCAATCTGCCTATCGGTGCTCTCGCCATCTGGATGGCCTACCGGTTTCTTCAGGAAACGCCGCTCAAGGCCGAGAGGACGCCAGTCGACTGGGCCGGGCAGGGGCTTGTCGTGCTGACACTGTTCTCGCTGACCGGCGCCTTCATCGAAGCCGGCTCGTCCGGGTGGTCTTCGTTGCCTGTCATTGGCGGACTGGTATTGGCAGTGGTCGCGGGAGGCTCTTTCCTGCTGGTCGAGAGTAGGACAAAAGCGCCGATGGTTCCACTCGGTCTTTTTGCAAGCCGCATACCGGCGGTTACGAGTCTCGTAGGATTGGCGGTTAACTTGACACTCTACGGCACGATCTTCATGCTCAGCCTCTATTTCCAGCAGGAAAGGCATTTTTCGCCTGAGATGACCGGGCTCGCCTTCCTGCCGTTCATGGCGGCGATCACCGTATCGAACATTGTTGCCGGGCGTATCGCTGCGAACTATGGGTCACGATTGCCGATGGCGATTGGCCTGCTGATTGGCGCGGTCGGCTTCGGCCTTATGGCACTGATCAGGGCCGACACATCCTATCTGTCGCTGCTGTGGCGCATGCTGTTCCTGCCGGTCGGCATAGGCCTTGCCGTGCCCGCCATGACCACGGCGCTGCTGTCTGCCGTGCCGGCGGAGATGTCGGGCACGGCGTCGGGCGTGCTCAACACCGTGCGTCAGTCAGGTGGCGCGATCGGCGTGGCGTTGTTTGGCTCCGCCCTGGCGATCGGCACGATCACGGGCATGCAACTGGCCTTCCTGGCCTCAGCGCTTGCCGTGGCTGGCTCGGCACTCTGCGCTTTCCTGTTCATCCGTGATGCCGATCATTCCGCCGGATAA
- a CDS encoding glycerophosphodiester phosphodiesterase family protein gives MRSLWLRLLLSAALVVASAGQSLAGETRARQILDRFEHANQWRDHVMVAAHRAGGMQAGKTLYAENSIAAVEGSIAMGAEIVEVDIRRSKDGEFVVMHDSWLDRTTNCRGEVIKYTLAELKTCRLVIEGTHAVTNETVSTLREMLAATKDRILINLDNKLEVGDLLGMIAAARDLGMAEQVIVKESLWNAERIATVKATMDAIGGGFQFMPIIADDAVRDAAFAQTVDRAFSMRAAELINWRAGAEKLTETGGPLFTARMRAVASRGDWHIWVDTYAIVNKPGGFLSGGRGDELAVQASLPRETYGFWAEHGATIIQTDEPKVAIDWLAANGYRVPYAQPRIEPATTASIN, from the coding sequence ATGCGGAGCCTTTGGCTGAGACTTCTGCTTTCCGCCGCACTGGTGGTGGCCTCTGCCGGTCAGTCATTGGCAGGCGAAACGCGCGCCAGGCAGATTCTCGACCGTTTCGAGCATGCCAATCAGTGGCGGGACCACGTCATGGTGGCCGCGCATCGCGCCGGCGGCATGCAGGCCGGCAAGACGCTCTATGCGGAAAACTCGATTGCGGCCGTGGAAGGCTCGATCGCCATGGGTGCCGAAATCGTCGAGGTCGACATCAGGCGCTCGAAGGACGGTGAGTTCGTCGTCATGCACGACAGCTGGCTCGACCGCACCACGAACTGCAGGGGCGAGGTGATCAAATACACGCTCGCCGAGCTCAAGACATGCAGGCTGGTCATAGAGGGGACCCATGCCGTCACCAACGAGACGGTCTCGACGCTGCGCGAGATGCTGGCCGCGACAAAGGACCGGATACTCATCAACCTCGACAACAAACTCGAAGTCGGGGACCTCTTGGGCATGATCGCGGCGGCCCGCGACCTCGGCATGGCCGAACAGGTCATCGTCAAGGAGAGCCTCTGGAATGCCGAGCGGATCGCCACGGTAAAGGCCACAATGGATGCGATCGGCGGCGGTTTTCAGTTCATGCCGATCATTGCGGATGACGCAGTTCGCGATGCTGCTTTCGCTCAGACGGTCGACCGCGCCTTCTCGATGCGCGCGGCCGAACTCATCAACTGGCGGGCAGGCGCGGAAAAATTGACCGAAACCGGCGGCCCGCTGTTCACGGCGCGCATGCGCGCCGTGGCTTCCAGGGGTGACTGGCACATCTGGGTCGACACCTACGCCATCGTCAACAAGCCAGGCGGCTTCCTCTCCGGCGGCCGTGGCGACGAGCTGGCTGTGCAGGCAAGCCTGCCACGCGAGACTTATGGCTTCTGGGCCGAACATGGCGCGACCATCATCCAGACCGACGAGCCGAAGGTGGCGATAGACTGGCTGGCGGCCAATGGCTACCGCGTGCCTTATGCCCAGCCGCGCATCGAGCCAGCCACGACCGCCAGCATCAACTGA
- a CDS encoding acyltransferase family protein: MTQAAFLNPTHAPATVQTGTKAATRFLVLDSWRGICALLVALFHFPTSSMISQSAFIGSSYLFVDFFFVLSGFVIASSYGNRLNEPDDVARFALVRLGRIYPLHLVMLLAFAAFETLRLLLPQLRGTGAAPFTGGFDLNSFVANLFLLQGVGFESQLTWNAPSWSISAEFFAYLLFAGTVFIAGTRAWVWFVAATVTAPLFLLAFSSHHMDVSFDFGFIRCLYGFSLGALLAWFQHDSIAGARQALAGGGPRLAWTVAEIVMVAVIVAFVSLAGDNDAGIAAPFVFALALYLFAHEGGWISAMLRAPAMLTLGALSYSIYMVHIFVQARMISVGGLIERKLGMGLVGDIWLRGEDATGFGAGSPWIGFVAIVVMLVATITVSWFTWRFVEMPAMAWFRRLSKRM, encoded by the coding sequence ATGACGCAGGCTGCATTCCTCAATCCCACCCATGCCCCGGCGACGGTCCAGACAGGCACAAAGGCGGCCACGCGCTTCCTGGTGCTCGATTCCTGGCGCGGCATCTGCGCGCTGCTGGTCGCTCTGTTCCATTTCCCGACCAGCTCGATGATTTCGCAAAGCGCCTTCATCGGCTCGTCCTACCTCTTCGTCGATTTCTTCTTCGTGCTGTCCGGTTTCGTCATCGCCTCCAGCTACGGCAACCGGTTGAATGAGCCGGATGATGTCGCCCGCTTCGCACTTGTGCGCCTTGGCCGCATATATCCGCTGCATCTTGTCATGCTGCTCGCTTTCGCCGCCTTCGAGACGCTGAGGCTTTTGCTGCCGCAACTGCGTGGCACGGGCGCCGCCCCCTTTACCGGCGGGTTCGATCTCAACAGCTTCGTTGCCAATCTCTTCCTGCTGCAGGGCGTCGGCTTCGAGAGCCAGCTGACCTGGAACGCGCCGAGCTGGAGCATTTCGGCGGAATTCTTCGCCTATCTTCTCTTCGCCGGCACAGTCTTCATTGCCGGTACCCGTGCCTGGGTGTGGTTCGTCGCGGCCACTGTAACAGCGCCGCTGTTCCTTCTTGCCTTCTCCAGCCATCACATGGATGTGTCCTTCGATTTCGGCTTCATCCGCTGTCTGTACGGTTTCTCGCTTGGCGCGCTGCTTGCATGGTTTCAGCATGATTCCATTGCAGGGGCGCGACAGGCGCTTGCGGGAGGTGGCCCCCGGCTTGCCTGGACCGTTGCGGAAATCGTGATGGTTGCGGTGATCGTTGCCTTCGTCTCGCTGGCTGGCGACAATGATGCCGGGATCGCGGCGCCATTCGTGTTCGCGCTGGCGCTTTATCTGTTCGCGCATGAAGGCGGCTGGATCAGCGCCATGCTGCGCGCGCCGGCCATGCTGACACTCGGCGCGCTGTCCTACTCCATCTACATGGTCCACATCTTCGTGCAGGCGCGCATGATCAGTGTCGGCGGACTGATCGAGCGCAAGCTGGGTATGGGGCTTGTCGGTGACATCTGGCTGCGTGGCGAGGACGCGACTGGTTTTGGGGCCGGCTCGCCATGGATCGGCTTTGTCGCGATCGTCGTGATGCTTGTCGCCACCATCACGGTCTCCTGGTTCACCTGGCGTTTCGTCGAAATGCCGGCAATGGCCTGGTTCCGCCGGCTCTCCAAGCGCATGTGA
- the speB gene encoding agmatinase: MPNRNIDNAFTARSKTGASSEPTYAGALSFMRRKYTKDVKGADAVVWGIPFDAAVTNRPGARFGPQAIRRASAILDNDPQYPFSRDLFEHLAVVDYGDCLLDSGNHQKTPGTIEREAAKILKSGAFLLTLGGDHFVTWPLLKAHAAIHGPLALVQFDAHQDTWEDDGKRIDHGSFVGRAVKEGIVDPDRSIQIGIRTHAPDTFGIKILYGHEIEEMRASDIAYAIVDRTGGKKTYLTFDIDCLDPAFAPGTGTPVAGGPSSAKILSTLRQLNQVDIVGADVVEVAPAYDHADITAIAGSMVAMQYLGLLAERKARLEEMNNGNHGAAVNHGHGI; the protein is encoded by the coding sequence ATGCCCAACAGAAACATCGACAACGCCTTCACCGCCCGCTCCAAGACGGGCGCTTCGTCCGAGCCGACCTATGCCGGCGCGCTGTCGTTCATGCGGCGCAAATACACAAAGGACGTGAAAGGCGCGGACGCTGTGGTGTGGGGCATCCCCTTCGACGCCGCCGTGACCAACCGGCCGGGCGCGCGCTTCGGGCCGCAGGCGATTCGCCGTGCTTCGGCTATCCTCGACAACGACCCGCAATATCCGTTTTCACGCGACCTGTTCGAACACCTTGCCGTGGTCGACTATGGTGACTGCCTGCTTGACAGCGGCAATCACCAGAAGACGCCTGGCACGATCGAGCGCGAGGCGGCGAAGATTCTGAAATCCGGCGCCTTCCTGCTGACGCTGGGCGGCGACCATTTCGTCACCTGGCCTCTGCTGAAGGCCCATGCCGCCATTCACGGACCATTGGCCCTGGTGCAGTTCGATGCCCACCAGGACACCTGGGAGGATGACGGCAAGCGCATCGACCATGGTTCGTTTGTCGGCCGCGCCGTCAAGGAAGGCATCGTCGATCCTGACCGTTCCATCCAGATCGGCATCCGCACCCACGCTCCCGACACGTTTGGGATCAAGATCCTGTACGGCCACGAGATCGAGGAGATGCGGGCGTCGGATATCGCCTATGCCATTGTCGACCGCACCGGCGGCAAGAAGACCTACCTTACCTTCGACATCGATTGCCTCGATCCGGCCTTCGCGCCGGGAACAGGCACCCCGGTCGCCGGCGGCCCCTCCTCGGCCAAGATCCTGTCGACGCTGCGCCAGCTCAACCAGGTCGATATTGTCGGCGCCGACGTTGTCGAGGTTGCGCCGGCCTATGATCACGCCGATATAACGGCGATCGCCGGCTCGATGGTGGCGATGCAGTATCTCGGGTTGCTGGCCGAACGAAAGGCCCGGCTTGAGGAGATGAACAACGGCAACCACGGTGCCGCGGTGAATCACGGTCACGGCATATAG
- the argC gene encoding N-acetyl-gamma-glutamyl-phosphate reductase, which translates to MKPKIFIDGEHGTTGLQIRALLAERGDLEIISIPTERRKETAARAEFLNAADVAILCLPDDAAKESVSLITNDTTKVIDASTAHRVAEGWEYGFAEMDKDQAKKIASAKRVANPGCWPQGPIATLRPLVAAGLLPADFPITVNGISGYSGGGRPMIEDYVAKGEDASEFLPYGLTLQHKHVPELRAYAKLSHDPIMQPAVGNFAQGMITVVPLQLGGLDHVPTGAELHAAIADHFAAIDGGVVEVAPYAHLERMPEINPEIYNGSNRMKVYVFANDKRAQALLLAVYDNLGKGASGAAVQNMDLMLGL; encoded by the coding sequence ATGAAACCGAAAATCTTCATCGACGGCGAACACGGCACCACCGGCCTCCAGATCAGGGCGCTGCTTGCCGAGCGCGGCGACCTCGAGATCATTTCCATTCCCACCGAGCGCCGCAAGGAAACGGCGGCGCGCGCTGAATTCCTCAATGCCGCCGATGTGGCGATCCTGTGCCTGCCCGACGATGCGGCGAAGGAAAGCGTCTCTCTGATCACCAACGACACCACCAAGGTCATTGATGCCTCGACCGCGCATCGCGTGGCCGAGGGCTGGGAATACGGCTTCGCCGAGATGGACAAGGACCAGGCGAAGAAGATCGCCTCGGCGAAACGTGTCGCCAATCCGGGTTGCTGGCCGCAAGGGCCGATCGCGACGTTGCGGCCGCTGGTTGCCGCCGGCCTTCTGCCGGCCGATTTTCCGATCACCGTCAATGGCATCTCCGGTTATTCGGGAGGCGGCCGCCCGATGATCGAGGACTATGTGGCCAAGGGCGAGGATGCGTCGGAATTCCTGCCCTATGGCCTGACGCTTCAGCACAAGCACGTGCCGGAACTCAGGGCTTATGCAAAACTGTCGCATGATCCGATCATGCAGCCGGCGGTTGGCAATTTCGCTCAGGGCATGATCACGGTCGTACCGCTGCAACTTGGCGGCCTCGACCATGTACCGACCGGCGCTGAACTGCACGCCGCAATCGCCGATCATTTCGCTGCCATAGACGGGGGCGTGGTCGAAGTGGCGCCCTATGCCCATTTGGAGCGCATGCCCGAAATCAATCCGGAGATCTACAACGGCAGCAACCGCATGAAGGTCTATGTATTCGCCAACGACAAGCGAGCCCAGGCGCTGCTGCTGGCCGTCTATGACAATCTCGGCAAGGGCGCTTCAGGCGCCGCCGTCCAGAACATGGATTTGATGCTCGGGCTCTGA